A section of the Methanoregula formicica SMSP genome encodes:
- a CDS encoding aminotransferase-like domain-containing protein: MQYQFADRVARAPKSFLEELFRVSSDSSIISFAGGLPSADLIDTEGIARAAREVFEEEPKIALQYTTTDGYLPLREYIADRYRRRLGIPATAEEIQIVNGSQQCLDLFAKLFLNAGDHVGMERPGYLGAIEAFSLYEPVIDTVPLEEDGPDTKAFRDLVTSRRPKFFYGIPNSQNPSGRTYSQEKRKAIAEILSGSDTVFYEDDAFGELFFDAKPRLPVKRYAPDQCVISGSFSKTVAPGMRIGWMFAPAEVLKQFNVVKQAADLHSNFLCQKILYRYLATHDLDAHIRTVVAVYGRKCRLMCELFDDLMPQLAHTSPEGGMFLLATLPPGLSSRAVFDRGVKDKVAVLPGLPFYVDGGGTDTIRLNFSSASEEQITEGMHRLARVVASFR, encoded by the coding sequence ATGCAGTACCAGTTCGCCGACAGGGTCGCACGGGCGCCGAAATCTTTTCTCGAAGAGCTCTTCCGGGTATCGTCCGATTCCTCCATCATCTCCTTTGCCGGGGGGCTTCCCTCAGCGGACCTGATCGACACGGAAGGGATCGCACGGGCAGCCCGGGAAGTTTTTGAGGAGGAGCCTAAGATCGCTCTCCAGTATACCACCACGGACGGCTACCTTCCGCTGCGGGAGTACATCGCGGATCGCTACCGGCGCCGGCTCGGCATCCCGGCAACCGCAGAGGAGATCCAGATCGTCAACGGCTCGCAGCAGTGCCTCGACCTGTTCGCCAAGCTCTTCCTGAACGCGGGCGACCACGTAGGCATGGAACGGCCCGGTTACCTCGGGGCGATCGAGGCCTTCTCGCTCTACGAGCCGGTGATCGACACCGTCCCGCTCGAAGAGGACGGACCGGACACCAAGGCGTTCCGGGACCTGGTCACATCCAGGCGCCCGAAATTCTTCTACGGGATTCCCAATTCCCAGAATCCCTCGGGCCGGACCTACTCGCAGGAGAAGCGGAAAGCAATCGCGGAGATCCTTTCCGGCAGCGACACGGTCTTCTACGAGGACGACGCGTTCGGGGAACTCTTCTTCGATGCAAAACCCCGGCTGCCGGTCAAACGCTATGCTCCCGACCAGTGCGTCATCTCCGGTTCGTTCTCCAAGACCGTTGCGCCCGGCATGAGGATCGGGTGGATGTTTGCCCCGGCCGAAGTCCTGAAACAGTTCAATGTCGTCAAACAGGCAGCCGACCTCCACTCCAACTTCCTCTGCCAGAAGATCCTGTACCGGTACCTCGCGACCCACGACCTCGATGCCCATATCCGGACGGTCGTGGCCGTGTACGGCAGGAAGTGCCGGCTGATGTGCGAGCTCTTCGATGACCTCATGCCGCAGCTGGCCCACACCAGCCCGGAGGGGGGCATGTTCCTCCTTGCAACCCTTCCTCCGGGCCTCTCCTCCCGTGCGGTCTTCGACCGGGGGGTAAAGGACAAGGTCGCTGTGCTCCCCGGCCTCCCGTTCTATGTGGACGGGGGCGGCACGGACACGATCCGGCTGAACTTCTCCTCAGCATCCGAAGAGCAGATCACGGAGGGGATGCACCGGCTCGCACGTGTCGTTGCCTCGTTCCGGTAA
- a CDS encoding peptidylprolyl isomerase — translation MLSFRTLSVIGLFLLALVLSAGCTQSAPVVIPESTPSGTPVPVVTTATATPTPGETVSPAVTLVAGKKVRLETSMGDIVIALSPEKPITAGNFETLVEKGFYNGVIFHRVIDGFMIQGGDPTGTGRGGPGYLIDDEFTGTNKNNRGTVAMANTGQPNTGGSQFFINTVDNNYLDTKHPVFGTVTEGMDVVDAITKVETNGYPYYRPLQNVTIIRATMI, via the coding sequence ATGTTATCGTTCAGAACGTTATCTGTCATCGGGCTCTTTCTGCTGGCCCTCGTCCTCTCAGCAGGATGCACGCAGTCCGCCCCCGTAGTGATCCCGGAGTCCACTCCTTCAGGTACCCCGGTACCGGTCGTGACAACAGCGACTGCCACCCCCACCCCAGGAGAAACAGTTTCTCCGGCAGTGACTCTTGTTGCCGGAAAGAAAGTCCGGCTGGAGACATCGATGGGTGATATCGTTATCGCGCTCAGCCCGGAAAAACCGATTACCGCAGGAAACTTCGAGACGCTGGTGGAGAAAGGGTTCTACAATGGCGTCATCTTCCACCGGGTCATTGACGGGTTCATGATCCAGGGGGGAGACCCCACCGGCACCGGCCGCGGCGGACCGGGGTACCTGATCGATGACGAGTTTACGGGCACCAACAAGAACAACCGCGGCACCGTTGCCATGGCCAACACCGGCCAGCCGAACACCGGCGGCTCCCAGTTCTTCATCAATACCGTTGACAACAACTACCTGGACACAAAACACCCGGTCTTCGGGACCGTGACCGAAGGCATGGATGTTGTCGATGCGATCACGAAGGTGGAGACAAATGGCTACCCGTACTACCGCCCGCTCCAGAACGTGACCATCATCCGCGCCACGATGATCTGA
- a CDS encoding 30S ribosomal protein S7 → MSEAGKKLLFNLYDASEVKVTDPSLVRYVNLTAQIIPHSCGKFSRQEFGKSNMMIVERLINRLMQTENNTGKKQLAIRIVRDAFEIIHKKTKRNPIEVLVEAIGNSGPREETVRLKYGGINVPKSVDTAPMRRVDTAIHFLAEATLKGSSSGKKRASAVLADEIIAASKGDMKCYSVGKKEERERIAKSAR, encoded by the coding sequence ATGTCAGAAGCCGGAAAGAAACTCCTGTTCAACCTGTATGACGCCTCCGAAGTCAAGGTCACCGACCCCAGCCTCGTGCGCTACGTGAACCTCACGGCGCAGATCATCCCCCACTCCTGCGGCAAGTTCTCCCGCCAGGAATTCGGCAAGAGCAACATGATGATCGTCGAGCGGCTCATCAACCGCCTGATGCAGACCGAGAATAATACCGGAAAGAAGCAGCTGGCCATCCGGATCGTGCGGGATGCATTCGAGATCATCCACAAGAAGACCAAGCGCAACCCGATCGAGGTGCTGGTCGAAGCAATCGGCAACTCCGGTCCCCGCGAAGAGACCGTCCGCCTGAAATATGGTGGCATCAATGTCCCGAAGTCGGTCGACACCGCGCCCATGCGCCGGGTCGACACGGCAATCCACTTCCTCGCTGAGGCAACCCTGAAGGGATCCAGCTCCGGCAAGAAGCGTGCAAGCGCGGTCCTCGCTGACGAGATCATTGCCGCCTCCAAGGGAGACATGAAGTGCTACTCGGTGGGTAAAAAGGAAGAACGCGAGCGGATCGCGAAGTCCGCCCGGTAA
- a CDS encoding peptidylprolyl isomerase, protein MTSPAPSGKIARLETNMGTIRIDLAADLPITAGNFETLVQKGYYNGVIFHRVIDGFMIQGGDPTGTGRGGPGYVIKDEFPPGNRNDRGTISMANAGPNTGGSQFFINLVNNNFLDGRHPAFGKVIEGMDVVDKIGKTKTLREDRPAKDVVIVKATME, encoded by the coding sequence ATGACATCGCCAGCACCATCCGGGAAAATTGCCCGGCTCGAAACGAATATGGGTACGATCCGGATCGATCTTGCAGCCGATCTGCCGATCACGGCCGGTAACTTCGAGACCCTCGTACAGAAAGGATACTACAATGGCGTGATCTTCCACCGGGTCATTGACGGGTTCATGATCCAGGGCGGGGACCCCACCGGGACCGGTCGCGGCGGGCCGGGCTATGTGATCAAGGACGAGTTCCCGCCCGGCAACAGGAACGACCGCGGCACGATCTCCATGGCAAACGCCGGCCCGAACACGGGCGGCAGCCAGTTCTTCATCAACCTGGTCAACAACAATTTCCTGGACGGCCGGCACCCGGCATTCGGAAAGGTCATTGAAGGCATGGACGTTGTCGACAAGATCGGCAAGACCAAGACCCTTCGCGAGGACCGGCCGGCAAAAGATGTCGTGATTGTCAAGGCGACGATGGAGTAA
- a CDS encoding elongation factor EF-2, whose product MVRGKKSIERVTELMKDPKHIRNIGIVAHIDHGKTTLSDNLLSGAGIISEELAGKQLFMDSDEEEQARGITIDASNVSMVHEYEGVDYLVNMIDTPGHVDFGGDVTRAMRAVDGAVVLVDAVEGTMPQTETVLRQALKEQVRPVLFINKVDRLINELKVDDTEMQIRLGKVIDKVNKLIKGMNEEAYNNGWKLDASKGTVAFGSALYNWAVSVPFMQKSGISFKVVYEKCRAGDMKYLAKNSPLSEVVLDMVVRHLPNPLEAQPRRVNVIWHGDKETKEGKSMLACDPKGPVAMMVTDISFDPHAGEVATGRLFSGSLKRGDGLYVMGAAKKENRLQQVGIFMGPKRVEVEEIVAGNIAAVTGLKDAIVGSTISSLMEMTPFESLKHYSEPVMTVAVEAKNMKDLPKLVEVLRQVAKEDPTLNISINEETGEHLIAGMGELHLEIITGRIKRDKGVEIITSPPIVVYRETVTGKVENVEGKSPNRHNRFYFTLSPLPDEIVALIKSGDVSMNQQALERRDVLIKAGMDKDEAKSVKDIKGTSMLIDMTKGIQYLNETMELIIEGIHEALAGGPLADEPVQNLKMVLTDVKLHEDAIHRGPAQVIPAVRGAIKGGMLLAGDSLLEPVQKIQITVPMDQMGAATSQIQGRRGQVFDMQSEGDTITVAGKAPVAELFGFAGDIRSATEGRAMWNTEFAGFELVPNNMVKEVVIGIRKRKGLKDQMPQPNDYLAV is encoded by the coding sequence ATGGTCCGCGGCAAAAAATCCATTGAGCGCGTCACTGAGCTCATGAAGGATCCGAAGCACATTCGGAACATCGGTATCGTAGCGCACATCGACCACGGCAAGACCACCCTCTCCGACAACCTGCTCTCAGGTGCCGGTATCATCTCTGAGGAACTCGCCGGCAAGCAGCTCTTCATGGACTCTGACGAGGAAGAGCAGGCCCGCGGCATCACCATCGATGCATCGAACGTCTCGATGGTCCACGAGTACGAGGGCGTCGACTACCTCGTCAACATGATCGACACGCCCGGCCACGTTGACTTCGGTGGCGACGTCACCCGTGCCATGCGTGCGGTGGACGGCGCAGTCGTCCTCGTGGACGCGGTCGAGGGCACCATGCCCCAGACCGAGACCGTGCTCCGGCAGGCATTAAAAGAGCAGGTCCGCCCGGTCCTCTTCATCAACAAGGTCGACCGGCTCATCAACGAGCTGAAAGTCGACGATACCGAGATGCAGATCCGGCTCGGCAAGGTCATCGACAAGGTCAACAAGCTCATCAAGGGCATGAACGAGGAAGCCTACAACAATGGCTGGAAACTCGATGCCTCGAAGGGTACTGTTGCCTTCGGCTCCGCGCTCTACAACTGGGCCGTCTCGGTCCCGTTCATGCAGAAGAGCGGCATCTCGTTCAAGGTTGTGTACGAAAAGTGCCGTGCAGGGGACATGAAATATCTGGCCAAGAACAGCCCGCTCTCTGAAGTGGTCCTCGACATGGTCGTACGCCACCTCCCCAACCCGCTCGAGGCCCAGCCCCGGCGTGTCAACGTCATCTGGCACGGGGACAAGGAGACCAAGGAAGGCAAGTCAATGCTTGCCTGCGACCCGAAGGGACCCGTTGCGATGATGGTCACCGATATCTCGTTTGACCCCCACGCGGGCGAAGTCGCCACCGGGCGTCTCTTCTCCGGCTCCCTCAAGCGCGGTGACGGACTCTACGTCATGGGCGCAGCCAAAAAAGAGAACCGGCTCCAGCAGGTTGGTATCTTCATGGGCCCGAAGCGTGTCGAAGTCGAGGAGATCGTTGCCGGCAACATCGCCGCAGTCACCGGTCTCAAGGACGCGATAGTCGGTTCAACCATCTCCAGTCTCATGGAGATGACCCCGTTCGAGTCGCTCAAGCACTATTCGGAACCGGTCATGACCGTTGCGGTCGAGGCCAAGAACATGAAGGACCTGCCGAAGTTAGTTGAAGTGCTCCGGCAGGTTGCAAAGGAAGACCCCACCCTCAACATCTCCATCAACGAAGAGACCGGTGAGCACCTGATTGCCGGTATGGGTGAGCTGCACCTCGAAATCATCACCGGCCGTATCAAGCGCGACAAGGGTGTCGAGATCATCACCTCCCCGCCGATTGTGGTCTACCGTGAGACTGTCACCGGTAAGGTAGAGAATGTCGAGGGCAAGTCCCCGAACCGGCACAACCGTTTCTACTTCACCCTCTCTCCCCTGCCCGATGAGATCGTCGCCCTGATCAAGTCCGGCGATGTCTCGATGAACCAGCAGGCCCTCGAGCGCCGCGACGTGCTCATCAAGGCCGGTATGGACAAGGACGAGGCAAAGAGCGTCAAGGACATCAAGGGCACGAGCATGCTCATCGACATGACCAAGGGTATCCAGTATCTCAACGAGACCATGGAACTGATCATCGAGGGCATCCACGAGGCCCTTGCAGGCGGTCCTCTTGCGGACGAGCCGGTCCAGAACCTCAAGATGGTCTTAACCGATGTCAAGCTCCACGAGGACGCGATCCACCGCGGTCCCGCGCAGGTCATCCCCGCAGTCCGTGGCGCCATCAAGGGCGGCATGCTCCTTGCAGGCGACTCGCTCCTCGAGCCGGTCCAGAAGATCCAGATCACGGTCCCGATGGACCAGATGGGTGCGGCAACTTCCCAGATCCAGGGCCGGCGCGGCCAGGTCTTCGACATGCAGAGCGAGGGCGACACCATCACCGTTGCCGGGAAGGCACCGGTCGCCGAGCTCTTCGGGTTTGCTGGAGACATCCGGTCCGCAACCGAAGGCCGTGCGATGTGGAACACCGAGTTCGCAGGCTTCGAGCTCGTCCCGAACAACATGGTCAAGGAAGTCGTCATCGGCATCCGCAAGCGGAAGGGTTTAAAGGACCAGATGCCCCAGCCCAACGATTACCTCGCTGTATAA
- the queC gene encoding 7-cyano-7-deazaguanine synthase QueC: MKAVCLLSGGMDSSTLAYVAKSEGYDICALHLNYGQRTQSKELACAKKIASLLDAKEFIEVDVGYFSQFGASSLTDRELPVEKFDPARAHVPNTYVPFRNANLLSIATSFAEAMGADAIFIGVQSLDYSGYPDCRPQFIEAFQKVIDLGTKDTTKITLKTPFIKMTKTDILRVGMKLGVPYEHTWSCYRNEGKACGTCGSCHFRQEAFAALGMKDPIEYEG, encoded by the coding sequence ATGAAGGCCGTCTGTTTACTGTCAGGAGGCATGGACTCCTCCACGCTTGCGTACGTTGCAAAAAGCGAAGGCTACGATATCTGCGCCCTGCACCTGAACTACGGTCAGAGAACCCAGAGTAAAGAGCTGGCCTGTGCGAAGAAGATCGCGTCCCTGCTGGATGCAAAGGAGTTCATCGAGGTTGATGTCGGGTACTTCTCACAGTTCGGCGCAAGCAGCCTTACGGACAGGGAGCTCCCTGTCGAGAAATTTGACCCGGCCCGTGCGCACGTTCCCAACACCTATGTACCGTTTCGGAACGCCAACCTGCTCTCGATCGCCACGAGCTTTGCCGAGGCAATGGGGGCGGACGCGATCTTCATCGGGGTTCAGTCGCTGGACTACAGCGGGTACCCGGACTGCCGGCCGCAGTTCATCGAGGCGTTCCAGAAGGTCATCGACCTCGGGACAAAGGACACGACAAAGATCACGCTCAAAACTCCGTTCATCAAGATGACCAAGACCGACATCCTCCGCGTGGGCATGAAACTCGGCGTGCCGTACGAGCATACGTGGTCCTGCTACCGGAATGAGGGAAAAGCCTGCGGCACCTGCGGTTCGTGCCACTTCCGGCAGGAGGCGTTTGCTGCTCTCGGCATGAAAGACCCCATCGAGTACGAGGGATGA
- a CDS encoding 7-carboxy-7-deazaguanine synthase QueE — translation MKVAEIFRSLQGEGKNQGKPCLFIRLAGCNLNCRWCDTPESRTGGREMSRDTVLEHLWRINPPYVCVTGGEPLLQAEELEPLLASLVKRGSVIDIETNGTVDFSRLQPYASVCMDVKCPSSGEKSDPSLLSKIRPQDSVKFVVKDEADCRYAAEVIASHPVAGEIFFSPVFGTDYKVISKFILTNNLPVRMQVQLHKIIGVK, via the coding sequence ATGAAGGTAGCAGAGATCTTCCGGAGCCTGCAGGGCGAGGGGAAGAACCAGGGAAAGCCCTGCTTATTCATCCGGCTTGCCGGCTGCAACCTGAACTGCCGGTGGTGCGATACGCCCGAATCGCGGACCGGCGGCAGGGAGATGAGCAGGGACACGGTTCTCGAACATCTCTGGCGCATCAACCCGCCCTATGTCTGTGTCACCGGAGGAGAGCCGCTCCTCCAGGCAGAGGAACTGGAGCCACTCCTTGCCTCGCTCGTCAAGCGGGGATCCGTGATTGATATCGAGACCAACGGGACGGTTGACTTCTCCCGGCTCCAGCCATATGCATCGGTCTGCATGGACGTGAAGTGCCCGTCATCTGGCGAGAAGAGCGACCCCTCTCTCTTATCGAAGATCCGGCCGCAGGACAGCGTGAAGTTCGTTGTGAAGGATGAGGCGGACTGCCGGTATGCTGCAGAGGTCATCGCCTCGCATCCGGTTGCCGGTGAGATCTTCTTCTCACCGGTCTTCGGCACGGACTACAAGGTCATCTCAAAATTCATCTTGACAAACAACCTGCCGGTCCGGATGCAGGTCCAGCTCCACAAGATCATCGGAGTGAAATAA
- a CDS encoding alpha/beta hydrolase family protein — protein MRIVPALVLAAILVASAAFAGCSGTGTKPSYSVDSNGVLSVSCAPVTTSEQVLLSNETYTKSRIVMHTQSGDVVAYLSAPKRPKAAIVYVPGAGETLAAHDGRMLQYAEAGYAFLFVDTRGRGGETEGVPFGQALIQQDFTKFKSGEWPQYYLIICDLVNAQKLLSDRFSVPVYAVGSSNGGRYAAIAAGVDSGYAGYVGISTSDWGILDAFTSQGYTGDPVRFAASLEPSTYLTKIPPRPVWIFHNATDPIIPFESGEAFYDKAGEPKTLTEFQGDHGINPDVDSRLLVQWAQIYATSR, from the coding sequence ATGCGGATCGTTCCTGCTCTCGTCCTTGCAGCGATCCTCGTCGCATCGGCAGCATTTGCCGGGTGTTCAGGGACTGGTACGAAGCCCTCGTATTCCGTGGACAGCAACGGTGTCCTCTCGGTAAGCTGCGCTCCCGTAACTACGAGCGAGCAGGTGCTCCTCTCCAACGAGACATACACGAAATCGCGGATCGTCATGCACACCCAGAGTGGGGACGTGGTAGCGTACCTGTCTGCACCGAAGCGGCCGAAGGCCGCGATTGTCTATGTCCCCGGCGCCGGTGAAACGCTGGCGGCACACGACGGGCGCATGCTGCAGTATGCGGAGGCCGGGTACGCATTCCTCTTTGTTGATACGCGGGGCCGGGGTGGGGAGACGGAAGGCGTCCCGTTCGGCCAGGCACTAATCCAGCAGGACTTTACCAAGTTCAAATCCGGCGAATGGCCGCAGTACTACCTGATCATCTGCGATCTTGTCAATGCACAAAAACTGCTCTCGGACCGGTTCTCCGTGCCGGTATATGCAGTCGGATCCAGCAACGGGGGCCGGTACGCGGCGATAGCAGCAGGCGTTGACTCAGGATATGCCGGGTATGTTGGCATTTCAACATCGGACTGGGGCATCCTCGACGCTTTCACATCGCAGGGCTATACAGGCGATCCTGTCCGGTTCGCTGCATCGCTCGAGCCCAGTACCTACCTTACGAAGATCCCGCCCCGCCCGGTCTGGATCTTCCATAATGCAACCGACCCGATCATCCCCTTTGAAAGCGGGGAGGCATTCTATGACAAGGCGGGAGAACCAAAAACATTGACAGAATTCCAGGGAGACCACGGCATCAACCCGGATGTCGATTCCCGGCTCCTTGTGCAATGGGCGCAAATTTATGCCACCAGCAGGTGA
- a CDS encoding 30S ribosomal protein S12: protein MGQGKFAARKLVRDSNKFRWADKNYARRELNLDVKSDPLEGAPQARGIVLEKIGVEAKQPNSAIRKCVRVQLIKNGRQVSAFAVGDGAINFIDEHDEVEIEGIGGRLGRSMGDIPGVRFVVTKVNNVCLHEMVIGRKEKPRR from the coding sequence ATGGGACAGGGTAAATTCGCAGCCAGAAAACTGGTTCGGGACTCCAATAAGTTCCGGTGGGCAGACAAGAACTACGCCCGCCGTGAACTCAATCTCGATGTAAAGTCGGACCCCCTCGAGGGCGCTCCGCAGGCGAGAGGTATCGTGCTTGAGAAGATCGGTGTCGAGGCAAAACAGCCCAACTCCGCCATCCGGAAGTGCGTTCGCGTCCAGCTCATCAAGAACGGACGGCAGGTCAGCGCATTCGCGGTTGGCGACGGTGCCATCAACTTCATCGACGAACACGATGAGGTCGAGATCGAAGGCATCGGCGGCCGTCTCGGTCGTTCCATGGGAGATATCCCGGGCGTCCGGTTCGTCGTCACCAAGGTGAACAATGTCTGCCTCCACGAGATGGTGATTGGCAGGAAGGAGAAACCGCGCAGGTGA
- a CDS encoding 6-carboxytetrahydropterin synthase, with the protein MKTGIYKEVQIDTSHRLLHYHGKCANLHGHRWKIEVWMEGEPAPDTQIVIDYSLIKKVVEKYDHQIILNEEDPMVPRIAEFHPVITTPGDPTSELIAVLIRDDIHNTCHEMGITAKVTKIRVWESPTSCAEIT; encoded by the coding sequence ATGAAGACCGGCATCTATAAAGAGGTGCAGATTGATACGAGCCATCGCCTGCTCCACTATCACGGCAAGTGCGCAAACCTCCACGGGCACCGGTGGAAGATCGAGGTCTGGATGGAAGGCGAGCCCGCCCCGGATACGCAGATCGTTATCGATTATTCACTGATTAAGAAGGTTGTGGAAAAGTACGACCACCAGATCATCCTCAATGAAGAAGACCCGATGGTCCCCCGCATTGCCGAATTCCACCCGGTGATCACGACCCCTGGTGATCCCACGAGCGAACTGATCGCTGTCCTCATCCGCGACGACATCCACAATACCTGCCACGAGATGGGGATCACGGCAAAGGTAACGAAGATCCGGGTCTGGGAATCCCCGACATCCTGCGCTGAGATCACGTAA
- a CDS encoding NUDIX hydrolase, with product MTEIFRGRRLWIETKKIRLPTGVEREKVIVHPSNAVAIFPVDGDRCKLLKQYRYAIDQYIIEAPAGTMEQGEEPLATAGRELIEETGFTAKTIEPKGFIYTTPGFTDEKIFLFEARGLSPSQQYGKDEDEVIEVIDVAVKYLPEMIRDGRIVDGKTICLIQRCLGC from the coding sequence ATGACTGAGATCTTCCGCGGCAGGCGCCTCTGGATCGAGACTAAGAAGATCCGGCTCCCCACCGGGGTTGAACGCGAGAAGGTGATCGTCCACCCATCAAACGCGGTGGCCATCTTCCCGGTTGACGGCGACCGGTGCAAGCTCCTGAAACAGTACCGCTATGCCATCGACCAGTACATCATCGAGGCCCCGGCCGGGACCATGGAGCAGGGGGAAGAGCCCCTTGCCACGGCAGGACGCGAGCTGATCGAAGAGACGGGATTCACGGCAAAAACAATCGAGCCGAAAGGATTCATCTACACGACACCGGGATTCACGGATGAGAAGATCTTCCTTTTTGAGGCACGCGGCCTCTCGCCATCACAGCAGTACGGGAAGGACGAGGACGAAGTGATCGAAGTCATCGATGTTGCGGTAAAATACCTGCCGGAGATGATCCGTGACGGCAGGATCGTTGACGGGAAGACCATATGCCTGATCCAGCGCTGCCTGGGGTGCTGA
- a CDS encoding PEGA domain-containing protein codes for MAVAVPVAADGETTTATTEPTFTLQPVTAPTTEPTALPTTEPTSIPTTIPTTEPTQPPTTEPTVTIPTVVTTEPTITIEPTSVGGGKGYIDVYSNVNGASVYFNGNYEGQISAGVLSVGVSPTGSPVTTILVSKSGYTSWTGAPSHMPADGEHVTVNANLQPVTTPPTTTPPVTTGTIYAQSSPSGAAIYMNGNFYGYSPVTIPGLAPGSYSMKASLSGYTPDTRVVTITAGQTTTYYPTLQPSPPPPRSTGTVSVSSNPTGALVYADNNYQGKAPVTVTLYPGSHTFRLTLSGYSDYVTTVYVNAGSSQNINAVMPPGSFGTVKVLSLPGAMVSMDSAGQGTIPSSGTLTLNNVGGGNHLFKVTASGYNDWMNTVYVQPNVVTSINAALTPVGPSPTPVPATGSIQVTTTPDGAEIYVDNLFKGYSPATLTGITAGQHTVLLKYTGYIDSTQSVIVGSGQTTPLTVTMQPAPAPTPASPLSPAAVLGGIALAVVAGAALRRRT; via the coding sequence ATGGCAGTCGCCGTACCGGTTGCCGCCGACGGGGAGACCACTACTGCCACGACCGAGCCAACATTTACCCTGCAGCCGGTCACCGCACCGACAACAGAACCAACCGCACTGCCTACCACGGAACCGACGTCGATTCCCACCACGATCCCCACAACGGAGCCCACACAACCACCGACAACCGAACCCACGGTCACGATCCCGACGGTCGTGACAACGGAACCGACCATAACGATCGAGCCCACATCAGTCGGCGGGGGGAAGGGGTACATTGACGTGTACAGCAACGTGAACGGCGCCTCGGTGTACTTCAATGGCAATTACGAAGGCCAGATATCTGCCGGCGTTCTCTCGGTCGGGGTCTCGCCCACCGGGAGCCCGGTGACGACCATCCTTGTCTCAAAATCCGGGTACACCTCCTGGACAGGTGCACCCTCCCACATGCCCGCGGACGGCGAGCATGTGACAGTCAATGCAAACCTCCAGCCGGTAACAACGCCCCCGACCACAACCCCGCCGGTGACCACCGGGACCATCTACGCCCAGTCAAGCCCGTCGGGCGCCGCGATCTACATGAACGGTAACTTCTACGGGTATTCTCCCGTGACCATTCCCGGTCTTGCACCCGGTTCCTATTCCATGAAAGCCTCCCTGAGCGGGTACACTCCCGACACCCGGGTCGTCACGATAACAGCCGGCCAGACCACCACCTATTACCCGACACTCCAGCCGTCACCGCCCCCGCCCCGCAGCACCGGGACGGTCTCGGTGTCTTCGAATCCCACGGGCGCCCTTGTCTATGCCGACAACAACTACCAGGGGAAGGCACCCGTGACCGTCACCCTGTACCCGGGAAGCCACACCTTCCGGCTCACCCTTTCCGGCTACAGCGACTATGTGACGACCGTATACGTCAATGCCGGCAGCAGCCAGAACATCAATGCCGTCATGCCGCCGGGATCCTTTGGCACCGTGAAGGTCCTCTCCCTCCCGGGCGCCATGGTATCGATGGACAGCGCCGGGCAGGGGACGATCCCCTCGTCCGGCACCCTGACCCTGAACAATGTCGGTGGCGGAAACCATCTCTTCAAGGTGACGGCATCCGGCTACAATGACTGGATGAACACCGTTTATGTCCAGCCGAACGTGGTCACCTCCATCAACGCGGCCCTGACACCGGTCGGCCCCTCCCCGACACCGGTCCCGGCAACCGGTTCGATCCAGGTCACCACGACCCCGGACGGGGCCGAGATCTATGTCGACAACCTCTTCAAGGGCTACAGCCCGGCAACGCTCACCGGCATAACGGCAGGCCAGCACACGGTCCTGCTGAAATATACCGGGTACATAGATTCCACCCAGTCCGTCATCGTGGGATCCGGGCAGACCACCCCGCTGACCGTGACGATGCAGCCGGCCCCGGCGCCGACCCCGGCGTCGCCGCTCTCACCTGCGGCAGTCCTTGGAGGGATCGCGCTTGCGGTTGTCGCGGGCGCCGCTCTCAGGAGGCGAACCTGA